The genomic interval CCGGCCCCGCCGCAAAAAGCGGAACCAGCAGAAGATACAGCAGTTTTTTCTTCATATCAGGTATTGGTTGTAGGTTATTTGCAACGCATTTCTATATATAATAGACAACCGACCGCGGTTTCCCCACAAAAAAAGTACGAACAAAAAAATCGAATGTTCGCATGTGTCTTTTTCAGCCCGGGATGTCTTTATTATGACTCTCCGCTCGCGGAACTTCCTCCAACGGGCGGACAGGCCAAATTCAGAACCTAAACATCCGATCTATGAACAAACCTTTGACTCTACTGTTGCTATTGTTCCTGTCGGGGAGTTCCGCCTGCACGGACGATTACGAATTCCTGCCCTACGAGCCCGAAAAGGCTGCTCCCGCAGAGACGCTTCTGTTCCGCTGCGACTTTCTCTCGGACGGAGAAACGGCCCTGAAGGAGTTCGATAATCTCGAAAACCACGGTTCGTGGAGCATCGAAGAACGGGGTCTCTACTTCGATGGAGCCTCTGAATCGGCCATCTATCTCGGGCTGAATCGGCGTATTACCTTTGAAGAACGGGTGACACGTGTCCGGGTATCGCTCTTCTCCGACACCCGTTTCGGACTCCACTGGCTCGAACGCGACGGAAAGGGCGGTTCGCTCTTTACGGTAGATGCCGCAGCCGGAACGCTCAATATCCACAAGTTCGGCGCCGAAGACAAAATTGAAACTTCGATTCCCTTTCCGGTCGAAAACGGGCACGTATACATGCTCGAAGCCGTGAAATCATTCCGCAGCAACACCTTCACCATCACCGATACCGAAACCGGCGCCTCGGCCTCCGTAGCCACAGCCTCGGAACTCGACTCCAGTAGCGGCGGCAACAGCGTCGAACAGAACGAGTTCAAGGGCGGACGGCAAAACAACCTCTTCGGAATGCGGCATCTATCCGGCAAATCTCCGTTCGTCAAACAGGTGGAAATTGTCGCTTCGGCGGCGCCCGAACCGCTGATGTACCTCATCGGGAACTCCATCACCGAAGGAGATCTCGTCCGCGAAACGGCCCGATACGGAGCGATCATGGCCTCCTGGCTCAACGGGAGGGTCGTATTCTCGGGACAGAGCGGTTCGACCATCGACGGCGTGCTGGTCCGGATCGCCAATGAGGTGCCGGCCCTGCGCCCCAAATTCGTCATGGTCACCATCGGAACCAACGGCGGCAATACTCGTGAAAAACTCGTTGAACTCGTCGAACGAATCCGCGAATACGGCTCTATACCCGTTCTCAACCGCATCCCCGTGAAGAGCGACGGAAGCAGCGACCTGATCAACGAAACGATCGCCTCCGTATGCGAGGAGCTGGAGGTCGCCAGCTGCCGGTTCGATCTGGCAACGGCCTTCGAGGGCGACACGCGCCGACAGGACACCTCCCTGTTCCAGTCCGACCTGCTGCACCCCAATGCCGAAGGACACTACGCCATGGCCAAACGGCTCTTCGACATTCCGGGAATCCTGCTTTATGTCAAATAGACGAATCTCCGATCCAAATCCGACGAACCATGAAATTTCATACGAAATACCTCCATTCCGCACTGCTGTGCGGTGTTTTGCTGGCCGCAGGCTGCAGTGACGACCGATCCGACTCCTCCGACGGAATCTACTCTCAGGCTCCGGTCTTCGAGGCGTTCTCGCCCGAACGCGGCAAAGCCGGCGACGTGATCACCATCACGGGTGAATACTTCGGCTCCGACCCTTCGGCCATCACCGTACTCATCAACTCTACGCCGGCCGCCATCCTTTCGGTAACCGATTCCGCCATCGCTGCCCTCGTTCCGGAAGAGTGCGGGTCCGGGGCAATCCGGATCGGACTGCGCCGAAACAGCGAAACCGGAAATCCAACCCTCTATGAGAAGACTTTCGAAACGCTTTTCATCTATACCGTCGAATCCAGCGTCTCAACCTTTGCGGGGCGTTCGGGCGTGACGGGACAACACTATTTCGGACCACTGCTCACCTCGTGTTTCTACGCCCCGAGCCTGCTCATCGCCGACAAGGAGGACAACTTCTATCTGGCCGAATGGGCTCGCGGCGTTCGGTTACTGTCGAACGGTGAGACTTCGTGGATGCTTCCGATGTACGGCGGGGGCTCTCCCGACCAAAACCAGGGAAATATCGCCACCGATCCCTATAACTACAATTTCCGCGGCATGGCCTTTTCAAACGACTGTTCACGTCTGTGGATTCTGGTAAACCGTCCGCAGTCCGACGGTCCCTATCTGGGTTACGCGCTCAAAAACGACGGTTATAAAATCTGGTACGCCGATTCCTCCGACGACCAACCCAACTGCGAAGGCTTGGCCGTCAATCCCGTCGACGAACAAATCGTCGTATGCCGCAACGAGAACGGATCGACCCGTATTTTCTACTATGATCCCAAGAGCCACACATCCTCCGAAGCAGCGGGATATACCCCCATCGGAGCCGAATGTCAGTCGCGGCCCGTATTTTCGAAGGACGGAAAACGACTCTACATCATCCACAAGGGACGCCATTGTATTTCCGCCTACGACTACGATCCGACAACCCATCAATTGACGGGCGAAATCCCCGTATTCGCCGGCGTGAACAGCGAAGAACGTGCCTATGCCGACGGTACGGGATCCGAAGCCCGGTTCGCCTTCCCCGAATTCGGATGCTGCGACGAGCAGGGAAATCTCTATGTAGCCGACAGCTGGAATCATTGCATCCGCAAGATTACGCCCGAGGGGGTCGTAACGACTCTGGCAGGTATTCCTGCTCCCAATACACAGGACAATCCCGCGACCTTTGCGAACGGCAAACTCTCCGAAGCGGTTTTCTCCCGGCCGAACGGAATCTGCATGGACTCGAAAGGAAACTTCTATGTTGCGGAGGAGGGCTTTGCCGACATCCGCAAAATTACAATCGGCAACGAACTCGAAAACGAATAAAACTACCTAAAACATCCAACACATGAAATTATCGTACAGATTCACGCTGCGCCATGCGGCGATACTTTGCCTGACGGCGGTCCTTGCTGTAAGTACAGCCTGCAACAAGGACGAAACCGAAGACGAAGACTCGACTTCCGGCACAACCAAAGTCCCCGAATTCGTCACCTATACACCCGAATATGCCGAAGTCGGCGTGGAAACCGAAGCGATGGTTCTGGGCCGGAATTTCGGAACCGATGCGTCGAAAATCTCGGTCACGCTCGGCGATACGCAGATGGCGATCCGGGAGGTCGGAAAGTCGGTCATCAAGTTCACGGTCCCCGCAACGCTCGACATCGGAACCTACCCGCTTCGGGCCCAGGTAACCTATGCCGATCCCGAAGGGCTGGAACAGACCGCTTCACATACGTTCGAAGTCGATTTCGAAGTCCGCGGTCGAGTCCCCGAAGTGACCGGCTACAAACCTGAAGCGGGGATCTATCCCGGCGGTGAACTGACGATCGAAGGCCGGGAATTCGGGTCCGATCCATCTCTGGTGCGTGTAACGCTCGGAGAACTGCCGCTTGAAATCAAATCCGTGGCTCCCGGTGCCATCGTCGTTACCATTCCGGAAGAGACTCCTTTCGGAACCTACGCCTTGACAATTGAAATCAAATACGGCATCGACAATGCCCAGACCGAAAGCAAAACCTTCGAGGAGTTCCGGGTTCTCAAAAAGGAGTATGTCGCAACTTCGGAAGTCTATGCCGGATCCGGCCCTCAGGGTGCCGACAACGGTGCCCGACTCTCGGCAACGTTCTTCGCTCCGCAGAGCCTGGCCTACGACGACAAAACCGGATCGCTCTATGTCGGCGAGATCTACAACGGCGTGCGGATGATCAACGCCTCGGGCAACGTCGCCTACTACCGGGCGCCGCAGGACAACAACCCCTGGTGGGACGGCGGGCGCATCACCTGTCTGGTATCGATCGAAGACGACCGTCTGGCCTACACCATCCGCGAAGCCCGGAACAGAAACTGCAAGTATATTTGGCTGGCAAGCCGCACAAGCGGCGACTTCCCCGAAGCCGTCGGATATCAGGACTACAACAGCGATTTCGAATACGAGGACGTAGCCGTCAATCCAGTCGACGGATACTGCATCGTCAGCATCTCACGTTGGTGGTACTGGCGTACCGAAACTCAATTCATGCTCGTCTCCGCTGACGGCAGTACGGCCAGCGAACCGAATATCTCCTGCTCTACCACGGACGGGCCCAATGCCGTATGGAACAGCCATATCTCCCGCGTGGTATTCTCGCCCGACGGCAAGTGGCTCTATATCGCCCGAGGCAGCAACGGCACGGATCCGGGAGCCGGAAACGGTTCGAAACCCGTAGCTTACATCGAGCGCTATCCGTATGACCCGACAACCCATACGCTGGGCGATGTCGACACGCGCGAAATCATAGCCGGAAGCACCAGCACCTCCGAAACCGGATTCACCGACGGCCCGGTGGGTACTTCACGGCTGCTGGGTCCGACACAGATGTGTTTCGATGCTGCGGGCGAGACGCTCTATTTCGTCGAACGGCATAACCATGCCCTGCGCAAAATTACCGATCTCGACGGTATCCCCACCGTCACCACCGTGGCCGGGAACGGGCAGAAAGGATCCAACGATGTCTCAAACGTCCCGACCGAAAACATGAAGGAGATTACGTTCGACACTCCGAAGGGACTCGCGCTGGGCGATGACAATACTTTCTATATCTCGGAAGACGGCGAACGAAAGATCATACGACGGATCTCCATCTCGCTCAAAGCTCAAGAGTAGCCGCCGGATTGCGGAAGGAAGGAACCCGGATTTCCGGTCCGGATCCCTCCCTTGCCTCCACTCAGTAAAAAAAAGACAACACGCATATGAAAAAATTTCTATTCCCCCTGTTGACATTCGGCGTCCTCTCGGCGATGGCGGCTTGCAGCAAGGTCGAAGGCGACGTCCGCTTCACCGAACTGCCCGACGAACCGCTCCAACCGTGGTCCCTGGAGAAGGCCCGCGACTGGTATGCCGAACAACCCTGGATCGTCGGTTGCAACTTCTTCCCGAGCACGGCCATCAATCAGATCGAGATGTGGCAATCCTCGACCTACGACCACGAGACCATCGATCGCGAATTGGGGTGGGCCGCAGAACTGGGATTCAATACCGTGCGGGTCTTCCTGCACAGCGCCGTGTGGGAGTATGAACACGACTCCTTTTTCCGCAACGTCGACGATTTCCTGACCCTGGCCGACAAACACGGCATCAAGGTCATGTTTTGCTTCTTTTCCGGCTCCGGCGACCGCGTGGACCGTTGCCAGGTTGGCCGCCAGCTCGACCCCGTGCCCGGTATCCACAACCTAGACTTCAAGGGCGATCCCGCCGTCATCGACGAAAACGAAAAGGCAATGCCCGAACGTTTCGACCTGATGCGCATGTACGTCGAGGAGGTCGTAGCCCGTTACAGAAATGACGGGCGAATCCGACTTTGGGAGGCTTGGAACGAACCCGGAAACTCTTCGACCCGGGAGGATATCGTCTCCGAACTGCTCCCGAAAACCATTCAGTGGATCCGCGGACAGCAGCCCGTGCAGCCGATCACCGTGGGAATCCATGCTCCCGACCGCGAACACGCCGCTTTCGGGACCATCGCGCTCTCGATGTCGGATATCAACTCCTTTCACAGTTACAGCCCCTGGGAGGACCTCTACACCGATGCCGGAGCTGCACTCGTCGGCATGAAACATTTCGCTCTGGAGATGCTGGCTTACGGCCGCCCGGTCATCTGCTCGGAATACATGGCCCGCGGTGGTGAATACAAGGGCACCTTCCAGAATACACTCCCTTATATGAAGCAGTATGGAATCGGAGCCATCAACTGGGGCCTGGTCTGGGGAAAGACCAATACTATCTGGCCCTGGGGGTCGACGGCCGGAACTCCGGAGCCGGAAGCCTGGTTCCACGACATCCTCTATCCCGACGGAACGCCCAGATACCCCGAAGAGGTCGAATTCCTGCACAAGATCATCGGTGTGGACGACAACGGAGAGTAGTAACACGGTGTGATGCCCGAAACCGGCGGATCGTCCGACCGCACTCGGGGTTCCCGTCCGATTTTAACCCGATTACAAAGCAATCATCCATGAAAGCATATCAAAAGACCGATTTCCGGAACAGACCGCATCTCGCACCCCTGCGCCTCATGCTCGTCCGTTTCGCCCTGCTGTGCTGGGGAGTGCTGTTCTGTGCGGGAGCCCGCGCCCAGGACGGCCGAATTACGCTTGACGTGCGGAACGTCCCCCTCGAAGAGGCGATGGCACGCATCGAACAACAAGGAGAATACTCGTTTCTCTACAACAAGACCCTGCTGGATGTCTCCCGGAAGGTGACACTCCGGGTCGAAGCGCAGCCCCTGCGCCGGGTTCTCGACCGCCTGTTTGCCGGAAGCGGAATCGACTACACGCTACGGGGGCGGCAAATCATTCTTTCGCAGCGTCCAGCAGTCCGGACGCAGGCTCCGGTTCATACCGAGCAAAACGTTATCACGGGACACGTGTTGGACAAAAACGGAACACCGCTGGTCGGAGTGAGCATCATTATCGAAGGTACGACGAACGGCACGACAACAAATACCGACGGATCATTCCGTCTGAAGGCCAACACCGGAAACGTACTGACGGTCTCCTATTTGGGGTTCGAAACAACGAAAGTCGCCGTGACGGCCGGACGCAACGCGTATGAGATCACCCTGCAGGAGAGTACCGAAGTGCTCGACGACGTGGTGGTCGTAGGTTACGGCGTGCAGAAGAAAGCCTCAATTACGGGCGCCATCACCAACATCTCCGGCGAGGCGCTGAAGGTCAATTCCACGGTAAACACCTCCACGGCGCTGGCGGGAACCATCGCCGGTATCAATAGCCGTATGAGCGACGGACGTCCGGGGGCAACCACGAAAATCAGCATCCGCGGTATGGATTCGCCCCTCTACATCATCGACGGCGTACAGCGTACCGAAGCGCAGTTCAACAACATCGACGCCAACGACATCGAATCGGTTTCGATCCTGAAGGACGCCTCGGCGGCAATCTACGGATTGAGGGCCGCAAACGGCGTGGTGGTCGTAAAGACCAAATCCGGCCGCAAAAACACGCGCCATACGGTCAACGTCAAGGCTCTCTACGGCTGGCAGGAGTTTTTCAAGTTCCCGCAACCCGCCTCGGCTGCCTCCTACGTGCGGACGAAGTATCAGTCCGATGTGATCAAAATGGCCGAAAATCCCAGCTATACACCCACATACTCCCGCGAAGAGTATCTCAAATGGCAGCAGGGGACCGAACGCGGATACGAAGGATTCGACTGGTACGACTTCGCCACAAATCCCGGAGCACAATCCTATTTCGGAGCGAACATTTCGGGAGGTTCGGACAAGGTAAGCTACTACATGTCGCTGAGCAACACGGATCAAGAGTATGCCATCCGCGATTTCGGAGGCTTCAACCGGACCAATATCCAGATCAACGTCGATGCTGCCATCACCAATCGGCTGTCACTCGGCGCCCAAGTCAGCGGCCGACTCCAATCAACGAAAGCTCCGGGCCTCGGCGGCGGAGACGAGGTGGGTTGGATGCTTTTCGGTTCCTACCGCAATCTGCCGACCGTGCGACCCTACGTAAACGACAACCCGCTATACCCGGCCAAAACGGCCCCGAGTTACATCTATACCAACTTCGCAGTCACGACACTCTCCAAAAACGGAGAGGATACCCGCCGGGAACGGGCCGTACAGATCAATCTGAATGCCGACTACAAGTTCACGGACTGGCTTTCACTGCGACTTATCGGCGGATATTCGTTTCAAGACTCATCCCGAATCAAACAGGTCAAGACATTCGACCTGTACGACTACGACGAGGCTTCTGGTGAATACTATGTGATCGACGGCGAACGCAACCCTTCGCTCTACAAATCCTACGGGAACACCGAGGATTATACGGGGCAGTTCACGCTCGATTTCCACAAGCGCATCGACCGGCACAACGTGGCCCTGACCATTGGCGGCGAAGCCTCGCACCACATCTCCCCCGGACTGGATTTCACGTCCAGACCCCAGACAGACCTGACCACGCAAACCAATACGGCAACCTTGCAGGCCATCAACGACTATCTGGAGACTCCCCAGTCCCGGGCCGGATTCATCGGCCGCTTCACCTATGACTACGACGGACGCTACCTGTTGGAACTTCTGGGCCGCTATGACGGTTCGTGGAAGTTTCCGCCCACGAAGCGTTGGGGGTTCTTTCCTTCGGTTTCAGCCGGATGGCGCCTGACCGAAGAGGCCTGGTGGACGGAAGGAATGAGACGTTGGGTCTCGAATCTGAAATTGAAAATATCCTATGGAGTCGTGGGGGATGAAAACACTTCGGGATATTCGCCCTACGACTTCCTCGAAGGCTATAACTACAACTCCGGGGGTGCGGTGCTCGATGGCGAGTGGATCCTCGGATCGAGCTACCGCGGACTTCCCGTAACGGATCTCTCGTGGCAAAAGGTCAAGATGTTCAACGTCGGCATCGAATACGGGTTCCTGGGCAACCGACTGACCGGTGAACTGAACTATTTCACCCGCACGCTCGAAGGCATTCCCGCCAGCCCGGGCATCACGCTGCCCAACGAAGCCGGATTCACGCTCCCCAATGTGAACATGGCCTCCCAGAAGATCCGCGGCATCGACGGAAGCCTGAAATGGAGCGACCGCGTCAAGGATTTCAACTACTCGATTGAAGGGAACTTCACCTTCTCGCGCAAATACGAATGGGATCGGGAGCCTTGGGTACTTAGCAATTCGTGGCAGGAATATTCCTCTTATTACAGCAAGCGTTACGCCAATCAATGGTGGGGGTTCGACTGCATCGGACAGTTTCAAAGTTGGGAACAGATCGCCGAATACCCCGTCGACATCGACGGGAAAGGAAACACCACGATGCGCCCGGGAGATCTGATCTACAAGGATCAGAACGGTGACGGTGTGATCAACGATATGGACAAACGAC from uncultured Alistipes sp. carries:
- a CDS encoding SusC/RagA family TonB-linked outer membrane protein, translated to MKAYQKTDFRNRPHLAPLRLMLVRFALLCWGVLFCAGARAQDGRITLDVRNVPLEEAMARIEQQGEYSFLYNKTLLDVSRKVTLRVEAQPLRRVLDRLFAGSGIDYTLRGRQIILSQRPAVRTQAPVHTEQNVITGHVLDKNGTPLVGVSIIIEGTTNGTTTNTDGSFRLKANTGNVLTVSYLGFETTKVAVTAGRNAYEITLQESTEVLDDVVVVGYGVQKKASITGAITNISGEALKVNSTVNTSTALAGTIAGINSRMSDGRPGATTKISIRGMDSPLYIIDGVQRTEAQFNNIDANDIESVSILKDASAAIYGLRAANGVVVVKTKSGRKNTRHTVNVKALYGWQEFFKFPQPASAASYVRTKYQSDVIKMAENPSYTPTYSREEYLKWQQGTERGYEGFDWYDFATNPGAQSYFGANISGGSDKVSYYMSLSNTDQEYAIRDFGGFNRTNIQINVDAAITNRLSLGAQVSGRLQSTKAPGLGGGDEVGWMLFGSYRNLPTVRPYVNDNPLYPAKTAPSYIYTNFAVTTLSKNGEDTRRERAVQINLNADYKFTDWLSLRLIGGYSFQDSSRIKQVKTFDLYDYDEASGEYYVIDGERNPSLYKSYGNTEDYTGQFTLDFHKRIDRHNVALTIGGEASHHISPGLDFTSRPQTDLTTQTNTATLQAINDYLETPQSRAGFIGRFTYDYDGRYLLELLGRYDGSWKFPPTKRWGFFPSVSAGWRLTEEAWWTEGMRRWVSNLKLKISYGVVGDENTSGYSPYDFLEGYNYNSGGAVLDGEWILGSSYRGLPVTDLSWQKVKMFNVGIEYGFLGNRLTGELNYFTRTLEGIPASPGITLPNEAGFTLPNVNMASQKIRGIDGSLKWSDRVKDFNYSIEGNFTFSRKYEWDREPWVLSNSWQEYSSYYSKRYANQWWGFDCIGQFQSWEQIAEYPVDIDGKGNTTMRPGDLIYKDQNGDGVINDMDKRPLGYRQGDVPYLSFNFNIALEWKGFDLAMLFTGSSLASFYMDFEMKNPLHDGGNSPAFMLNDAWHLADIDNPASEYLPGKYPMVLDGNGSHTNYQKVNNFWLRNVSYLKLRNFELGYSLPRRITRKIGIERIRVFTSMQNLFSIDNLGEIDMDPEISTQSGQQYPTTRVISFGLNLTF
- a CDS encoding cellulase family glycosylhydrolase; translation: MKKFLFPLLTFGVLSAMAACSKVEGDVRFTELPDEPLQPWSLEKARDWYAEQPWIVGCNFFPSTAINQIEMWQSSTYDHETIDRELGWAAELGFNTVRVFLHSAVWEYEHDSFFRNVDDFLTLADKHGIKVMFCFFSGSGDRVDRCQVGRQLDPVPGIHNLDFKGDPAVIDENEKAMPERFDLMRMYVEEVVARYRNDGRIRLWEAWNEPGNSSTREDIVSELLPKTIQWIRGQQPVQPITVGIHAPDREHAAFGTIALSMSDINSFHSYSPWEDLYTDAGAALVGMKHFALEMLAYGRPVICSEYMARGGEYKGTFQNTLPYMKQYGIGAINWGLVWGKTNTIWPWGSTAGTPEPEAWFHDILYPDGTPRYPEEVEFLHKIIGVDDNGE
- a CDS encoding IPT/TIG domain-containing protein codes for the protein MKLSYRFTLRHAAILCLTAVLAVSTACNKDETEDEDSTSGTTKVPEFVTYTPEYAEVGVETEAMVLGRNFGTDASKISVTLGDTQMAIREVGKSVIKFTVPATLDIGTYPLRAQVTYADPEGLEQTASHTFEVDFEVRGRVPEVTGYKPEAGIYPGGELTIEGREFGSDPSLVRVTLGELPLEIKSVAPGAIVVTIPEETPFGTYALTIEIKYGIDNAQTESKTFEEFRVLKKEYVATSEVYAGSGPQGADNGARLSATFFAPQSLAYDDKTGSLYVGEIYNGVRMINASGNVAYYRAPQDNNPWWDGGRITCLVSIEDDRLAYTIREARNRNCKYIWLASRTSGDFPEAVGYQDYNSDFEYEDVAVNPVDGYCIVSISRWWYWRTETQFMLVSADGSTASEPNISCSTTDGPNAVWNSHISRVVFSPDGKWLYIARGSNGTDPGAGNGSKPVAYIERYPYDPTTHTLGDVDTREIIAGSTSTSETGFTDGPVGTSRLLGPTQMCFDAAGETLYFVERHNHALRKITDLDGIPTVTTVAGNGQKGSNDVSNVPTENMKEITFDTPKGLALGDDNTFYISEDGERKIIRRISISLKAQE
- a CDS encoding SGNH/GDSL hydrolase family protein — protein: MNKPLTLLLLLFLSGSSACTDDYEFLPYEPEKAAPAETLLFRCDFLSDGETALKEFDNLENHGSWSIEERGLYFDGASESAIYLGLNRRITFEERVTRVRVSLFSDTRFGLHWLERDGKGGSLFTVDAAAGTLNIHKFGAEDKIETSIPFPVENGHVYMLEAVKSFRSNTFTITDTETGASASVATASELDSSSGGNSVEQNEFKGGRQNNLFGMRHLSGKSPFVKQVEIVASAAPEPLMYLIGNSITEGDLVRETARYGAIMASWLNGRVVFSGQSGSTIDGVLVRIANEVPALRPKFVMVTIGTNGGNTREKLVELVERIREYGSIPVLNRIPVKSDGSSDLINETIASVCEELEVASCRFDLATAFEGDTRRQDTSLFQSDLLHPNAEGHYAMAKRLFDIPGILLYVK
- a CDS encoding IPT/TIG domain-containing protein, with product MKFHTKYLHSALLCGVLLAAGCSDDRSDSSDGIYSQAPVFEAFSPERGKAGDVITITGEYFGSDPSAITVLINSTPAAILSVTDSAIAALVPEECGSGAIRIGLRRNSETGNPTLYEKTFETLFIYTVESSVSTFAGRSGVTGQHYFGPLLTSCFYAPSLLIADKEDNFYLAEWARGVRLLSNGETSWMLPMYGGGSPDQNQGNIATDPYNYNFRGMAFSNDCSRLWILVNRPQSDGPYLGYALKNDGYKIWYADSSDDQPNCEGLAVNPVDEQIVVCRNENGSTRIFYYDPKSHTSSEAAGYTPIGAECQSRPVFSKDGKRLYIIHKGRHCISAYDYDPTTHQLTGEIPVFAGVNSEERAYADGTGSEARFAFPEFGCCDEQGNLYVADSWNHCIRKITPEGVVTTLAGIPAPNTQDNPATFANGKLSEAVFSRPNGICMDSKGNFYVAEEGFADIRKITIGNELENE